The following proteins are encoded in a genomic region of Odontesthes bonariensis isolate fOdoBon6 chromosome 19, fOdoBon6.hap1, whole genome shotgun sequence:
- the LOC142368592 gene encoding uncharacterized protein LOC142368592 has protein sequence MDNRLVLAVLLVTLSWGFMGTHAQNTTTASVNSTATMTTASVNNATTTAASSVNNATTTLAAGGQNATTPAAGGQNATTPAAGGQNATTPAAGGQNATTPAAGGQNATTPAAGGRNATTPAAGGQNATTPAAGGHNATTPAAGGQNATTPAAGGQNATTPAAGGQNATTPAPGLILLPSVAPLSRTGCGLQKLCGAEPSKCDPSSKGSCFFFSAKQQRNQTFEFELSGQSQGYIALSLSTDTKIGGNDTTYICVNNSGKVQFKTALLDNDILTLTTLSVSSTNASTNGSNIQCVFVATVPDSATPATRAAGFSVSLFNGTFNATSQSFGVPTTRLQTNVVNLAEPNATVININANTTSQPTAHAVTHQQSLFQVLLVTVSVLVFTMLHRN, from the exons ATGGACAACCGACTGGTCCTCGCTGTTCTCTTGGTGACACTGTCCTGGGGATTTATGGGCACCCATGCGCAGAACACGACAACAGCATCAGTAAACAGCACTGCAACCATGACAACAGCATCAGTAAACAACGCTACAACCACGGCAGCATCATCAGTAAACAACGCTACAACCACTCTGGCAGCAGGGGGACAAAACGCAACCACTCCGGCAGCAGGGGGACAAAACGCAACCACTCCGGCAGCAGGGGGACAAAACGCAACCACTCCGGCAGCAGGGGGACAAAACGCAACCACTCCAGCAGCAGGGGGACAAAACGCAACCACTCCGGCAGCAGGGGGACGAAACGCAACCACTCCGGCAGCAGGGGGACAAAACGCAACCACTCCGGCAGCAGGGGGACATAACGCAACCACTCCGGCAGCAGGGGGACAAAACGCAACCACTCCGGCAGCAGGGGGACAAAACGCAACCACTCCGGCAGCAGGGGGACAAAACGCAACCACTCCAGCACCAGGACTGATTTTGTTGCCTTCTGTG GCACCTCTTTCAAGGACAGGATGCGGTTTACAAAAGCTCTGTGGGGCCGAGCCCTCCAAATGTGACCCCTCATCAAAGGGatcgtgtttctttttttcGGCCAAGCAGCAGAGGAATCAAACATTTGAATTTGAGCTCTCAGGACAATCACAAGGCTACATTGCCCTCTCTCTATCGACCGATACCAAAATT GGTGGCAACGACACAACCTACATCTGTGTGAACAACAGTGGGAAGGTTCAATTCAAGACTGCGCTCCTGGACAATGACATTCTGACTCTAACAACG CTGAGCGTAAGTTCTACGAATGCCAGCACCAATGGAAGCAACAtccagtgtgtctttgtggccACAGTGCCAGACTCAGCTACTCCAGCCACTCGAGCAGCAGGCTTCTCCGTCTCACTCTTCAATGGAACTTTCAATGCCA CTTCTCAAAGTTTCGGAGTTCCCACGACCAGACTACAAACCAATGTTGTAAACCTGGCTGAGCCTAACGCCACTGTCATCAATATTAATGCCAACACCACCTCCCAACCCACGGCTCACGCGGTTACACACCAGCAGTCCCTGTTTCAAG TGCTGCTGGTCACTGTGAGTGTCCTGGTTTTCACCATGCTACACAGAAACTGA